In Ascaphus truei isolate aAscTru1 chromosome 5, aAscTru1.hap1, whole genome shotgun sequence, one genomic interval encodes:
- the RAB24 gene encoding ras-related protein Rab-24 — protein sequence MSGHRVDVKVVMLGKESVGKTSLVERYVHHRFLQGPYQNTIGAAFVAKSMSVGGRNVTLGIWDTAGSERYEAMSRIYYRGAKAAIVCHDLTDSSSFQRVKFWVNELQNFEEHCQIYLCGTKSDLVESDRSQRQVDIHDVQDYADEIKAHVCETSSKSGQSVDELFQKVAEDYVNFNAFQVLTEAKGVDLNQKRDASFYSCCHH from the exons ATGAGTGGGCACCGCGTGGATGTCAAGGTGGTGATGTTAGGGAAGGAGTCCGTGGGAAAGACCAGCCTGGTGGAGAGATACGTGCACCACCGATTCCTTCAGGGACCCTACCAGAAC ACTATTGGAGCAGCATTTGTGGCCAAATCAATGTCTGTAGGAGGACGCAATGTGACACTAGGAATCTGG GACACAGCCGGCTCTGAGCGTTATGAAGCCATGAGCCGCATATATTACCGGGGAGCCAAAGCTGCTATTGTGTGTCACG ATCTCACCGACAGCAGCAGTTTCCAGCGAGTGAAGTTCTGGGTGAATGAACTGCAGAATTTTGAGGAG CACTGCCAGATTTACCTCTGTGGGACCAAGAGTGACCTAGTGGAAAGTGACAGGAGTCAGCGGCAAGTCGACATCCATGATGTGCAGGATTATGCAGATG AGATTAAAGCTCATGTCTGTGAGACGTCTAGTAAATCTGGACAAAGTGTGG ATGAGCTGTTTCAGAAAGTAGCAGAAGACTATGTTAACTTCAATGCCTTTCAAGTCCTGACAG AGGCCAAAGGGGTGGATCTGAATCAGAAGAGAGATGCCTCCTTCTATTCCTGCTGTCACCACTAA